One Marinobacter panjinensis DNA segment encodes these proteins:
- a CDS encoding aromatic amino acid transaminase: MFEALKPLPQDPILQLMQTFREDTRPDKVDLGIGVYKDDAGNTPIMAAVHEAERRLLEGETTKSYVGPAGAAGFNNAVAELILGSNSPLIREGRTSVVQTPGGCGALRMAAEFLRLCQRDTTVWVSTPTWANHLPLLGGAGLTIREYPYLNPETLEVDFAAMLGTLEGAKAGDVVLLHGCCHNPSGADLSLSQWQEVTSLIQRKGLLPFVDMAYQGLGEGLEADAAGLRHLAGSVPEMLIAASCSKNFGLYRERTGALALISATASINSAATSQLLSVIRSHYSMPPAHGAAIVETILGDDWLQAQWQEELSGMCKRILHLRHGFADALAPVGDFSFIARQRGMFSFLGISPEQVSQLREEHGIYMLESSRVNVAGLNDRVMPRVADAIRDVLK, from the coding sequence ATGTTTGAGGCCCTGAAGCCGCTGCCACAGGACCCGATCCTGCAATTGATGCAGACATTCCGGGAAGATACCCGGCCGGACAAAGTGGATTTGGGGATCGGTGTGTATAAGGATGACGCCGGCAATACGCCGATCATGGCCGCTGTACATGAAGCCGAACGGCGTCTGCTTGAGGGCGAAACCACCAAGAGCTATGTGGGACCCGCAGGCGCTGCCGGATTCAACAATGCAGTGGCGGAGCTGATCCTGGGAAGTAACAGCCCGCTGATCCGGGAGGGCCGGACATCGGTGGTTCAGACGCCGGGCGGCTGTGGCGCCCTGCGCATGGCGGCGGAGTTTCTGCGCCTGTGCCAGCGGGATACCACGGTGTGGGTGAGCACTCCGACCTGGGCCAACCATCTCCCCTTGCTGGGAGGAGCAGGCCTTACCATCCGAGAATATCCGTACCTCAATCCAGAAACGCTGGAGGTAGACTTCGCCGCCATGCTGGGCACTCTCGAAGGTGCTAAAGCAGGTGATGTGGTGTTACTCCATGGCTGCTGCCATAACCCGTCAGGCGCCGACCTGAGCCTGTCGCAATGGCAGGAAGTCACCAGTCTGATTCAGCGGAAGGGTCTGTTGCCGTTCGTGGACATGGCCTACCAGGGTCTTGGTGAGGGTCTGGAAGCTGATGCGGCCGGCTTGAGACACCTGGCCGGTTCGGTGCCGGAAATGCTGATTGCTGCGTCCTGCTCCAAGAACTTTGGCCTGTACCGTGAGCGCACCGGGGCCCTGGCTCTGATCTCCGCCACGGCAAGCATCAACTCGGCGGCCACCAGCCAGCTGCTGAGCGTCATCCGCTCCCACTACTCCATGCCCCCGGCCCACGGTGCCGCTATCGTGGAGACCATTCTGGGGGATGACTGGCTGCAAGCCCAATGGCAGGAGGAGCTGAGCGGAATGTGCAAGCGCATCCTGCACCTGCGCCACGGCTTTGCCGACGCATTGGCGCCAGTTGGTGATTTCAGTTTTATCGCCCGTCAGCGGGGCATGTTCTCGTTCCTCGGGATCAGCCCTGAGCAGGTTAGCCAGTTACGGGAGGAGCATGGGATCTACATGCTGGAGAGCAGCCGTGTGAATGTTGCAGGGCTGAACGACCGGGTCATGCCACGGGTAGCAGACGCCATACGCGACGTCCTCAAGTAA
- a CDS encoding ABC transporter ATP-binding protein, giving the protein MLSIKGLVTSYGQIEVLHDVDIHINSGEIVSLVGANGAGKSTLLMTISGLQPTDRGAITFEGKDLAKIPADQRVADGIVQVPEGRQVFKDLSVHDNLLLGAYTRGRTPEVMDDLERMYTKFPILRQKRHNLAGELSGGQQQMLAMGRALMAKPRLLLMDEPSMGLAPLIIEEIFNIVKELKEEGITIFLVEQNASQALALADRGYVLETGKVVIEGTGRELLSNEKVREAYLGM; this is encoded by the coding sequence ATGCTGTCCATCAAGGGGCTTGTGACGTCCTATGGCCAGATTGAGGTTCTGCACGATGTGGACATCCATATCAACAGTGGCGAGATTGTCTCCCTGGTGGGCGCCAACGGAGCTGGCAAATCCACACTGCTGATGACGATCTCGGGGCTGCAGCCTACAGACCGTGGCGCGATCACCTTTGAGGGCAAGGATCTGGCGAAGATCCCCGCCGATCAGCGGGTGGCTGATGGCATTGTTCAGGTGCCGGAGGGGAGACAGGTGTTCAAGGACCTCAGTGTTCATGACAACCTTTTGCTGGGCGCCTATACCCGTGGCAGGACGCCTGAGGTGATGGACGACCTGGAGCGCATGTACACCAAGTTCCCCATCCTTCGCCAGAAGCGCCACAACCTGGCCGGTGAGCTGTCCGGAGGTCAACAGCAAATGCTGGCCATGGGGCGGGCCCTGATGGCCAAGCCAAGGTTGTTGCTTATGGATGAGCCCAGCATGGGCCTGGCGCCGTTGATCATCGAAGAGATCTTCAACATCGTCAAGGAGCTGAAGGAAGAGGGCATCACCATCTTCCTGGTTGAGCAGAATGCGTCCCAGGCGCTGGCGTTGGCCGACCGTGGTTATGTGCTTGAAACCGGCAAGGTGGTAATTGAAGGCACTGGCCGTGAACTGCTCAGCAATGAGAAAGTTCGTGAAGCATACCTGGGTATGTGA
- a CDS encoding sodium-dependent transporter: MSQNSQPHQQANNLWSSRMAFILAAAGSAVGLGNIWKFPYITGENGGGAFVLVYLACIFLIGVPVLIAETMIGRRGGQSPVATMRTLTHTEGTARGWRIIGWNGVIASFLVLSFYAVIGGWALVYIGKAASGLFTGADAETIGGQFGGLLANPWELLLWHSVFMAIVVFIVGRGIRSGLEKAVNMLMPLLFVLLIAMVIYAMNSGSFGRAVSFMFSPDFSKLTTAGVLTALGHAAFTLSIGIGVLMAYGSYLPKDVNIARTAMTITVLDTSVALLAGLAIFPLVFANGLEPGAGPGLIFVTLPLAFGQMIGGALFGTVFFALLLVAAITSAISMLEPVVEWLEEHKGVGRAKSALGGGLAIWFIGIGTVLSFNVWEDLHPLEFIVFFEGKTVFDLLDFLVSNLMMPLGGLAIALFAGWAMKREGLPGDIGLQGGAFRAFMFVLRYLTPAGIAIVFLYNLI, encoded by the coding sequence ATGAGTCAGAATTCCCAACCACACCAGCAGGCCAACAACCTCTGGTCTTCACGGATGGCCTTCATCCTTGCTGCTGCCGGCTCGGCAGTCGGCCTCGGGAACATCTGGAAGTTTCCCTACATTACCGGTGAGAATGGCGGCGGCGCTTTCGTCCTTGTCTACCTTGCCTGTATTTTTCTTATTGGCGTGCCGGTATTGATCGCTGAAACCATGATCGGCCGCCGGGGCGGCCAGAGCCCGGTAGCCACCATGCGAACCCTGACCCACACCGAGGGCACCGCGAGGGGCTGGAGAATCATCGGCTGGAACGGCGTTATCGCTTCGTTTCTGGTGCTGTCTTTCTATGCCGTGATCGGCGGCTGGGCCCTGGTTTACATCGGCAAGGCGGCTTCTGGCCTGTTTACCGGCGCCGATGCCGAAACCATTGGCGGTCAGTTCGGCGGGTTGCTCGCAAACCCCTGGGAACTGTTGCTGTGGCACTCCGTGTTCATGGCGATTGTTGTGTTTATCGTTGGCCGCGGCATTCGCTCAGGGCTTGAGAAAGCCGTGAACATGCTGATGCCGCTGTTGTTCGTGCTGCTGATTGCCATGGTGATCTATGCCATGAACAGTGGCAGCTTTGGCCGTGCAGTGAGCTTCATGTTCTCCCCGGATTTCAGCAAGCTGACCACGGCCGGCGTGCTGACCGCCCTCGGGCATGCCGCCTTCACCCTGAGCATTGGTATAGGTGTGCTCATGGCTTATGGCTCCTACCTGCCGAAGGACGTCAATATCGCCAGAACCGCAATGACCATCACCGTTCTGGACACCAGTGTTGCGCTGCTGGCCGGACTCGCCATTTTTCCCCTGGTGTTTGCCAACGGCCTCGAACCGGGCGCCGGTCCCGGCCTGATCTTTGTGACCCTGCCGCTGGCTTTTGGCCAGATGATCGGTGGCGCCCTGTTCGGCACCGTTTTCTTCGCCCTGCTACTGGTGGCGGCCATTACCTCCGCCATCTCCATGCTCGAGCCGGTGGTGGAATGGCTGGAAGAACACAAAGGAGTCGGCCGGGCCAAAAGTGCGCTAGGTGGCGGGCTGGCGATCTGGTTCATCGGCATCGGCACGGTGCTGTCGTTCAACGTCTGGGAAGACCTTCATCCGCTGGAGTTCATCGTGTTCTTTGAAGGCAAGACCGTGTTCGACCTGCTCGACTTCCTGGTGTCCAACCTGATGATGCCCCTGGGTGGCCTGGCCATTGCCCTGTTCGCAGGCTGGGCCATGAAGCGGGAAGGTCTGCCGGGGGATATTGGCCTGCAAGGCGGTGCCTTCAGGGCCTTTATGTTTGTACTCCGCTATCTGACGCCCGCCGGCATAGCGATAGTGTTCCTTTACAATCTTATCTGA